From Scomber scombrus chromosome 6, fScoSco1.1, whole genome shotgun sequence, the proteins below share one genomic window:
- the LOC133982249 gene encoding unconventional myosin-Va-like, translating into MAASELYSKYARVWLPDAAEVWKSAELIKDYTPGDQTLFLQLEDGTEVNYKIDPKTNNLPPLRNPNILVGENDLTALSYLHEPAVLHNIKVRFIDSKTIYTYCGIVLVAVNPYESLPIYEADIINAYSGQNMGDMDPHIFAVAEEAYKQMARDERNQSIIVSGESGAGKTVSAKYAMRYFATVSCSSGEANVEERVLASSPIMEALGNAKTTRNDNSSRFGKYIEIGFDKKLCIIGANMRTYLLEKSRVVFQAHGERNYHIFYQLCASSHLPEFKAFKLGCADDFHFTNQGHSPVIDRVDDAKEMHNTRRAFSLLGIVESVQMAIYQILAAILHLSNVEVKDQSTDRSSISPDNAHLLVFCELMGVPCEEMAHWLCHRKIKTTTETYVKSFSKMDAVNGRDALAKHIYARIFSWIVGKINNALKSAVKQRSFIGVLDIYGFETFDVNSFEQFCINYANEKLQQQFNLHVFKLEQEEYMKEQIPWTLIDFYDNQPCINLIEARLGVLDLLDEECKMPKGSDDTWAQKLYNTLLKQNAHFEKPRLSNRAFIIHHFADKVEYQCLGFLEKNKDTVNEEQINVLKNSKFDLLLKLFEEDEKAPSSTNKPTNTGRPGQRDNKKTVGLQFRQSLHLLMDTLNATTPHYVRCIKPNDHKESFTLDPVRAVQQLRACGILETIRISAAGFPSRWTYPEFFNRYRVLMKQKDILPDRKQTCKKLLEKLIEDQDKYQFGKNKIFFRAGQVAYLEKLRSDKLRMACVRIQKTIRCWLARRKYLRMRESAMTIQRYVRGHQARCYVNFLRRTRAAVVIQRNVRMWTTRRRYRQQRSAAIKIQCYLRAYVAKTQYYKLMYEQKAVIIQKWVKGWLARQRYRRALADIVLLQSYVRRMVAKKQLKKLKVEARSVEHFKSLNIGMENKIMQLQHKINEQHKENRELSEKLNVVGRTQSTERERLGKEIENLRRSEQEARVKVERLPSLLEQLSFLQKELKNTRRERDDLEVQAKVYMEETHQVVEELNMKNSLLNNEKDELNKLIMEQTQQLTETKTQNMENAKQLEKDLTEERSRYQSLLSEHLHLEERHRDLKEEMNVSISSSKPSHRRTDSNYSSNSSEFSQSLGSTDGEEGSIQTEEETQPTVDLPVLLKFQRRVKDLEQENQSLWQQLDNKEEAQQEKAKVEEEKTVGRAELDLETLKRQELESENKKLKQDLNVLRKSLTNENSALMPPAPGTMPYDILVDQLTSSNEELDMRKEEVLLLRSHIVRQEALKHKDSALGEGVKLDLSDVPSFQDVNRATPIHTLNEDGELWLAYEGLKETNRLLECQMQEQESFHSEKYKKLLQEVNQLKEEKEQQQKLLSQSLLLPEDARVEFILKHEITRLTNENLEHMEQQEKQDKTIRKLKKQLKVFMKKVEDYEGNHTALTNKDSMMNAPVRAVHITRKEKEYQGMLEYREGDESRLLKNLVIDLKSRGVAVSLIPGLPAYIIFMCLRYADSVNDDQRVSTLLNSTISSIKGVIKRRGNDFEVVSFWLANTCRLLNCLKQYSGDEVFITHNTVKQNEHCLTNFELSEYQQVFGDLSIQIYRQLIKCIEDVLQPLIVASMLEHEAIQGVLGSKPTGLRKRSSSFPEEEAVTVEVLLQRLSLFHTTMSQHAMDSDLIKQVVKQMFYIICASTLNHLLLRKDMCSWSKGLQIRYNVWQLEEWLTERDLADCGAKETLEPLVQAAQLLQIKKKTEADAQAICTMCTALTTAQILKVLTLYTPVIEFEERVTTSFIETMKDLLKDRVESPTLMMDAKKIFSVMLPFTSSAVALETVQIPASLNLSFLTRI; encoded by the exons ATGGCAGCCTCTGAACTTTACTCCAAA TATGCCCGTGTATGGCTTCCAGATGCAGCAGAAGTGTGGAAGTCAGCGGAGCTTATCAAAGATTACACTCCTGGTGACCAGACGCTGTTTCTGCAGCTGGAAGATGGCACG gAGGTGAACTACAAAATAgacccaaaaacaaacaatcttCCACCACTAAGAAACCCAAACATCCTGGTGGGGGAAAATGACCTCACAGCTCTCAGCTACCTCCATGAGCCAGCAGTTCTACATAACATCAAAGTGCGCTTCATTGACTCCAAGACAATTTACACATATTGTG GCATTGTCCTGGTCGCCGTCAATCCATATGAGAGCCTGCCTATCTATGAAGCTGACATCATCAATGCCTACAGTGGGCAGAACATGGGAGACATGGACCCTCATATATTCGCAGTAGCAGAAGAAGCATACAAACAGATGGCCAG GGATGAAAGAAACCAGTCCATAATAGTGAGTGGTGAGTCTGGAGCTGGTAAAACCGTCTCTGCTAAGTACGCTATGCGCTACTTCGCCACAGTCAGCTGCTCCTCTGGTGAGGCCAATGTTGAAGAGAGAGTCCTGGCCTCCAGTCCCATCATGGAG GCCCTTGGAAATGCCAAGACAACAAGGAATGACAACAGCAGTCGTTTTGGGAAGTACATCGAGATTGGGTTTGACAAGAAGCTTTGCATAATTGGGGCAAATATGAGGACCTATCTGCTAGAAAAGTCTAGAGTTGTGTTTCAG GCTCATGGAGAAAGGAACTATCACATATTCTACCAGCTGTGTGCATCTTCACATTTACCAGAGTTCAAAGCCTTCAAATTAG GTTGCGCAGATGACTTCCACTTTACTAACCAGGGTCACAGCCCAGTCATAGATAGAGTGGATGATGCCAAAGAGATGCACAACACCAGGAGGGCTTTCTCACTTTTAG GAATCGTTGAAAGTGTTCAAATGGCAATTTACCAAATTCTGGCGGCTATTCTGCATCTGAGCAACGTGGAGGTGAAAGACCAATCAACAGACAGAAGCAGCATCTCG CCAGACAACGCCCACTTGCTGGTGTTTTGTGAGTTGATGGGGGTCCCCTGTGAAGAAATGGCCCACTGGTTATGTCACAGGAAAATCAAGACAACCACAGAAACCTATGTCAAGTCCTTCTCCAAGATGGATGCGGTCAATGGGCGAGATGCTCTAGCCAAACACATCTATGCCAGAATCTTCAGCTGGATTGTTGGCAAAATTAACAATGCGTTAAAATCTGCTGTGAAACAACGTTCATTCATTGGTGTGCTTGACATTTACGG gTTTGAAACATTTGATGTCAACAGCTTCGAACAGTTTTGCATCAATTATGCCAACGAGAAGCTTCAACAACAGTTCAACCTG CATGTCTTCAAACTGGAGCAAGAGGAGTACATGAAAGAGCAGATACCGTGGACCCTGATCGACTTCTATGATAACCAGCCGTGCATAAATCTGATTGAGGCCAGGCTGGGTGTCCTCGACCTTCTGGATGAGGAGTGCAAA ATGCCCAAAGGCTCGGATGACACATGGGCCCAGAAACTGTACAACACCCTCTTGAAGCAGAATGCACACTTTGAGAAACCCAGGTTATCAAACAGAGCCTTCATCATCCACCACTTTGCAGACAAG GTGGAGTATCAGTGTTTGGGCTTCCTGGAGAAAAACAAGGACACAGTCAACGAGGAACAGATAAATGTGCTGAAAAACAGCAAG TTTGATTTGCTGCTGAAGCTGTTTGAAGAAGATGAGAAGGCACCAAGTTCCACAAACAAGCCCACTAACACTGGAAGGCCTGGTCAGAGGGATAATAAGAAGACTGTTGGACTGCAG TTTCGACAGTCTCTACATTTGCTGATGGACACACTTAATGCGACTACTCCTCACTATGTACGCTGCATCAAGCCAAATGACCATAAGGAATCATTCAC CCTGGACCCTGTGAGAGCAGTGCAGCAGCTCCGAGCATGTGGCATCCTCGAAACAATCCGGATCTCAGCAGCAGGCTTCCCATCTAG ATGGACCTATCCGGAATTTTTTAATCGTTACCGGGTCCTTATGAAGCAAAAGGATATACTTCCTGATAGAAAACAGACCTGCAAGAAACTCCTGGAAAAACTCATTGAG GACCAGGATAAGTATCAGTTTGGCAAAAACAAGATCTTCTTCAGAGCTGGCCAGGTGGCTTACTTGGAGAAGCTGCGCTCAGACAAACTGCGAATGGCTTGTGTCCGCATCCAGAAAACGATCCGCTGCTGGCTGGCACGCAGAAAGTACCTGAGGATGAGGGAATCTGCCATGACCATACAGAGATACGTGCGAGGTCACCAGGCACGCTG ttATGTTAACTTCCTGCGAAGAACCAGAGCAGCTGTTGTCATTCAGAGGAACGTGCGTATGTGGACGACCAGGAGACGTTACCGACAGCAGCGCTCTGCAGCTATCAAAATTCAGTGCTACTTGAGGGCCTACGTGGCTAAAACACAGTACTATAAG TTGATGTATGAGCAAAAGGCTGTGATCATCCAGAAGTGGGTAAAAGGCTGGCTAGCCCGGCAGCGTTACAGACGAGCCCTGGCAGACATTGTCCTGCTGCAGAGTTATGTACGTCGCATGGTGGCCAAGAAGCAATTAAAGAAGCTGAAAGTGGAAGCACGCTCTGTGGAGCACTTCAAGAGTCTCAACATTGGCATGGAGAACAAGATTATGCAGTTGCAACACAAGATAAATGAGCAG CATAAAGAAAACAGAGAGCTCAGTGAGAAGCTAAATGTTGTGGGAAGGACCCAGtctactgagagagagagactcggCAAAGAGATTGAAAACCTACGTAGATCAGAGCAGGAGGCCAGAGTTAAAGTTGAGAGGCTCCCCTCGCTGCTGGAGCAGCTCTCCTTCCTTCAAAAGGAGCTTAAGAATAcccgcagagagagagatgacctGGAAGTCCAGGCAAAGGTCTACATGGAGGAGACACATCAG GTGGTCGAGGagctaaatatgaaaaacagcTTGTTGAACAATGAGAAAGATGAACTCAACAAGCTGATCATGGAACAAACCCAACAGTTAACAG AGACTAAAACCCAAAACATGGAAAACGCCAAACAGCTGGAGAAAGACTTAACTGAAGAACGCTCCCGCTACCAAAGTCTGCTCAGTGAGCACCTGCATCTGGAGGAGCGGCACAGAGACCTGAAGGAGGAGATGAATGTCAGCATT AGTTCAAGCAAACCTAGTCACCGTAGGACTGACTCCAACTACAGCAGTAACTCATCTGAGTTCAGTCAGAGTTTAGGCTCTACTGATGGAGAGGAAGGCTCTATACAAACAGAG GAGGAGACCCAGCCCACAGTGGACCTGCCAGTCCTTCTGAAGTTTCAGAGAAGAGTGAAGGATCTGGAGCAGGAAAACCAGTCACTATGGCAGCAGCTGGATAACAAAGAAGAAGCCCaacaagaaaaagcaaaa gtagaggaggagaaaactGTTGGCAGAGCAGAACTGGACTTGGAAACACTTAAG CGGCAAGAACTGGAGTCGGAGAACAAAAAGTTGAAGCAGGATCTAAATGTTCTGCGGAAGTCTCTGACCAATGAGAATAGTGCTTTGATGCCCCCTGCCCCTGGCACGATGCCCTACGACATACTGGTGGATCAACTCACCTCTTCCAATGAGGAGCTGGACATGCGGAAAGAGGAAGTGCTGCTTCTTAGATCACATATAGTCCGTCAAGAGGCTCTTAAACATAAG GACTCTGCATTGGGAGAAGGTGTGAAATTAGACCTGAGTGATGTCCCCTCGTTTCAAGATGTCAACAG GGCAACTCCCATCCACACACTGAATGAAGATGGAGAGCTGTGGCTGGCCTATGAAGGTTTGAAGGAGACCAACAG GCTTCTTGAGTGCCAGATGCAGGAGCAGGAATCTTTTCACAGTGAGAAGTATAagaagctgctgcaggaggtGAACCagctgaaagaagaaaaggagcagcagcagaagctgTTGTCTCAGAGTCTCCTCTTGCCTGAAGATGCTCGCGTTGAGTTCATCCTGAAGCATGAGATCACTCGGCTCACCAATGAGAACCTG GAACACatggagcagcaggagaaacaagacaaaacgaTACGCAAGTTGAAGAAACAACTTAAAGTGTTCATGAAAAAAGTAGAAGATTATGAAGGTAATCACACAGCATTGACA AATAAAGACTCCATGATGAACGCTCCTGTCAGAGCAGTGCACATCACCCGCAAGGAGAAAGAGTACCAGGGCATGTTGGAGTACAGAGAGGGAGACGAGAGCCGCCTACTTAAGAATCTGGTCATAG ATCTGAAGTCCCGTGGTGTAGCAGTCAGCCTCATCCCTGGGCTTCCAGCATACATCATCTTCATGTGCCTACGATACGCTGACAGTGTTAACGATGATCAGAGAGTCAGCACTCTGCTCAACTCCACCATCAGCAGCATCAAAGGGGTCATTAAG aggagaggaaatgattTTGAAGTGGTTTCTTTCTGGCTGGCCAACACATGCCGGTTACTGAACTGTCTGAAGCAGTACAGTGGAGATGAG GTGTTCATCACGCACAACACTGTCAAGCAGAATGAGCACTGCCTGACCAACTTTGAACTGTCAGAGTATCAGCAAGTTTTTGGTGATCTGTCCATCCAAATTTACCGCCAGCTCATCAAATGTATAGAGGACGTACTGCAGCCTCTGATAG TTGCAAGCATGCTGGAGCACGAAGCAATCCAGGGCGTTCTGGGCTCTAAACCTACTGGCCTGAGGAAAAGAAGCTCCAGTTTCCCGGAGGAGGAGGCTGTTACAGTGGAAGTCCTCCTGCAGCGTCTTAGCCTTTTCCACACCACCATGAGTCAGCATGCGATGGACTCAGACCTCATCAAACAGGTCGTCAAACAGATGTTTTACATCATCTGCGCTTCCACGTTGAACCACCTGCTGCTGCGGAAAGACATGTGCTCCTGGAGTAAAGGCCTGCAGATCAG GTACAATGTTTGGCAGTTGGAGGAGTGGCTGACGGAGAGAGACCTGGCAGACTGCGGTGCCAAGGAGACTCTGGAGCCTCTCGTACAGGCCGCACAGCTTCTGCAGATCAAGAAGAAGACTGAGGCAGACGCCCAGGCTATCTGCACCATGTGCACTGCCCTCACCACGGCACAG aTTTTAAAAGTGTTGACATTGTACACCCCAGTGATTGAATTTGAAGAGCGAGTGACAACCAGCTTCATCGAAACCATGAAA gaCCTTTTGAAAGACAGAGTTGAGTCACCCACGCTGATGATGGACGCCAAGAAGATCTTCTCTGTCATGCTTCCCTTCACATCCTCCGCTGTGGCTTTGGAGACCGTCCAGATCCCCGCTAGCCTTAATCTGAGCTTCCTGACTCGCATCTAG
- the arpp19b gene encoding cAMP-regulated phosphoprotein 19b, whose amino-acid sequence MSEEVEGTRTADEQQEMEDKVISPEKAEEAKLKSRYPNLGAKPGGSDLLRKRLQKGQKYFDSGDYNMAKAKMKNKQLPSAPAEKTEITGGHIPTPQDLPQRKTSIVASKLAG is encoded by the exons ATGTCCGAGGAGGTTGAAGGAACGAGGACGGCGGATGAACAGCAG GAAATGGAGGACAAAGTAATCAGTCCAGAGAAAGCTGAGGAGGCCAAGCTGAAGTCCAGGTATCCTAACCTGGGGGCCAAACCTGGGGGCTCAGACCTGCTCAGGAAGAGGCTTCAGAAGGGG CAAAAGTATTTTGATTCTGGTGACTACAACATGGCAAAGgcaaaaatgaagaataaacaGTTGCCATCAGCCCCGGCAGAGAAGACCGAGATCACAGGGGGCCACATCCCAACACCTCAGGACCTCCCTCAAAGAAAGACTTCAATTGTGGCCAGCAAACTGGCTGGTTGA
- the rsl24d1 gene encoding probable ribosome biogenesis protein RLP24: protein MRIEKCYFCSGPVYPGHGQMFVRNDCKTFRFCKSKCLKNFKKKRNPRKTRWTKAFRKASGKELTVDNSLEFEKRRNIPIKYNRELWDKTVEAMKRVEVIKLKRQARFIMNRLKKGKQLEKEEAINEVKKNIHLIKAPHAGKAKKMEDKMVQKLQEDVEMGDEDN, encoded by the exons ATGCGTATCGAAAAATGCTATTTCTGCTCGGGACCCGTGTATCCCGGGCATGGGCAGATGTTTGTACGGAACGACTGTAAG acattcagaTTCTGCAAATCAAAATGCCTAAAGAACTTCAAGAAGAAGCGTAACCCCAGAAAGACAAGATGGACCAAGGCTTTCAGGAAGGCATCTGGAAAGGAGTTGACAGTG GATAACTCTTTGGAGTTTGAGAAACGCAGAAACATCCCCATCAAATACAACAGGGAGCTGTGGGACAAGACAG TGGAGGCAATGAAGAGGGTGGAAGTAATAAAACTGAAACGACAGGCGAGATTTATCATGAACAG ATTAAAGAAGGGCAAACAACTGGAGAAAGAAGAGGCCATCAACGAAGTCAAGAAAAATATTCACCTCATCAAAGCACCACATGCAG GAAAAGCCAAGAAAATGGAAGACAAAATGGTGCAGAAGTTACAAGAAGACGTGGAAATGGGCGATGAGGATAATTAA